A window of Pseudomonadota bacterium contains these coding sequences:
- the eno gene encoding phosphopyruvate hydratase: protein MSTIYDVFAREVLDSRGNPTVEVEVALESGSIGRAIVPSGASTGEREALELRDGDTKRYKGKGVQKAVDNVNQTIAPKIEGFDALEQAFLDNFLIELDGTENKSNLGANAILGVSMAVARAASEYLGLPLYRYIGGIRPREIPVPLMNVTNGGAHAQNSLDVQEFMIAPVGADSFKEALRMGVEVFHTLKGVLKDKGYATGVGDEGGFAPQIASTKEALDTLVTAIKKSGYKPGEDILLALDVAASELYKKGKYHIDGNVLTSDKLIDFYESLINDYPIISIEDGFAQNDWKGWKKFTDRCASKIQIVGDDVFVTNPKIFREGIMEGIANSILIKLNQIGTVTETLTTIEMAKRAGYTCVISHRSGETEDTFIADLVVATNTGQIKTGSASRSERIAKYNQLLRIEEEMEGTAVFGGKEVFYSIKP from the coding sequence ATGTCAACAATATACGACGTTTTCGCCCGGGAAGTGCTGGACAGCAGAGGTAATCCCACAGTAGAAGTTGAAGTTGCGCTTGAAAGCGGGTCTATAGGCCGGGCAATCGTCCCTTCCGGCGCATCAACCGGCGAGAGGGAGGCTCTTGAACTGAGAGATGGGGATACAAAAAGGTATAAAGGAAAGGGTGTCCAGAAAGCAGTAGACAACGTAAACCAGACTATAGCGCCAAAGATTGAAGGATTCGATGCACTTGAACAGGCATTCCTTGATAATTTTCTTATTGAACTTGATGGAACAGAGAATAAGAGCAACCTTGGTGCCAATGCAATTCTCGGGGTCTCGATGGCAGTTGCCAGAGCAGCTTCGGAATATCTTGGATTACCCCTGTACCGGTACATAGGAGGCATCAGACCAAGAGAGATTCCAGTACCCCTCATGAATGTAACAAATGGCGGAGCCCATGCTCAGAACTCCCTTGATGTGCAGGAATTTATGATAGCACCTGTCGGTGCAGATAGCTTTAAAGAGGCACTCCGAATGGGAGTTGAAGTTTTTCATACTTTGAAGGGTGTGCTTAAAGACAAGGGATATGCCACAGGGGTAGGCGACGAAGGAGGCTTTGCGCCACAGATCGCTTCCACAAAAGAGGCCCTCGATACCCTCGTTACAGCTATCAAAAAATCAGGATACAAACCAGGAGAAGACATACTTCTGGCCTTGGATGTCGCTGCAAGCGAACTTTACAAAAAGGGCAAATATCATATAGACGGTAACGTATTAACCAGCGATAAACTGATTGATTTCTATGAATCACTCATAAATGATTACCCCATCATTTCAATAGAGGATGGGTTTGCTCAGAATGATTGGAAAGGATGGAAAAAATTTACGGATAGATGCGCATCAAAGATACAGATTGTCGGCGATGATGTATTTGTAACAAACCCTAAAATTTTCAGGGAAGGCATAATGGAAGGCATAGCCAACAGCATATTGATAAAACTAAATCAGATTGGAACAGTAACTGAAACACTTACAACAATTGAAATGGCAAAAAGGGCGGGATATACCTGCGTTATTTCACATCGGTCAGGAGAAACGGAAGATACTTTTATTGCCGATCTTGTCGTTGCAACAAATACAGGACAGATAAAAACCGGCTCTGCATCAAGAAGTGAAAGGATCGCTAAATACAATCAATTATTGAGAATAGAAGAAGAGATGGAAGGAACTGCGGTCTTCGGAGGAAAAGAGGTATTCTATAGCATAAAACCTTAG
- a CDS encoding protein-glutamate O-methyltransferase — protein MISNEHSQSSTVIMSGKDFSRLKDFIYNECGINIVDSKKTMLEARLQKRLRKLNLTSFSNYCDYLFSPEGIQEEMTDMIDQITTNKTDFFREPAHFEYLSRSVLPHLAGTRRNIFVWSAGCSSGEEPYTLAMVLSDFANINRGFNFLILATDISTRVLDKAKYAVYDEERINPVPYDMRKKYLLKSKDMTKKIYRIVPALREQVRFRRLNFMDRDFGFREPMDVIFCRNVIIYFDKPTQEKLLNKFCQYLSPDGYLFMGHSETLFGMDVPLTQVAPTIYRRIA, from the coding sequence ATGATCAGTAACGAGCATTCACAGAGTTCAACGGTCATCATGTCCGGCAAGGACTTTTCACGTCTTAAGGATTTTATTTACAACGAGTGCGGTATAAATATCGTTGATTCAAAAAAGACTATGCTGGAGGCTCGGCTTCAGAAGAGACTGAGGAAACTGAACCTTACATCCTTTTCCAATTATTGTGATTATCTCTTCAGCCCGGAAGGCATACAGGAAGAAATGACGGACATGATAGACCAGATTACCACGAACAAGACAGATTTTTTCCGGGAGCCTGCCCATTTTGAATATCTCAGCCGCAGTGTCCTCCCGCATCTTGCCGGTACCAGAAGAAATATTTTTGTATGGAGTGCAGGCTGTTCAAGCGGTGAGGAGCCTTACACGCTGGCTATGGTGTTAAGTGATTTCGCAAATATTAACAGGGGTTTTAACTTCCTTATCCTTGCGACGGACATTTCTACGAGAGTTCTTGATAAGGCGAAGTATGCCGTTTACGATGAGGAACGAATAAACCCTGTTCCTTATGACATGAGAAAAAAGTACCTACTGAAAAGTAAGGATATGACAAAAAAAATATACCGTATTGTGCCGGCACTGCGTGAGCAGGTCAGGTTCAGACGATTAAACTTTATGGACAGAGACTTTGGCTTTCGTGAACCAATGGATGTGATCTTCTGCCGGAATGTTATCATATACTTTGATAAACCGACGCAGGAGAAACTTTTAAATAAATTTTGCCAGTATTTATCTCCTGATGGCTATCTCTTTATGGGACATTCTGAAACACTTTTCGGTATGGATGTACCCTTGACTCAGGTAGCGCCAACAATATACAGGAGAATTGCTTGA
- a CDS encoding response regulator, which translates to MSDKKNILIVEDSKSQAEILNKILSQEGYVVTSAKDGLEGLYVLMNLRPDLIISDVWMPNMNGYKFCRTLKDDVKLQDIPVVLLTSLSDTGYIVQGLVAGADYYLTKPYSENLLLSTVDSILSNPEMYTGGKGQEIFEIKTKDKIVKASIDPQHILNFLFSTYENLRYENRSLVKTKDELRMLNNNLEAKIKEKTYSLEMEVEQRKYTQETLHRALNGTVAALSTAVEMRDPYTAGHQLRVSRLGCAIAAELGLPEEQIEGMRVMGFLHDIGKIIVPAEILSKPSKLTDYEFRFIKEHSQAGYDILKGIAFPWPVATAVVQHHERLNGSGYPSGLAGDKIILEARIIGVADVIESMASHRPYRPALGIGKALDEVVQNKGILYDPDVVNSSLKLFQEKRFSFEE; encoded by the coding sequence ATGAGTGACAAGAAAAACATCCTGATTGTAGAAGACAGCAAGTCACAGGCAGAGATCCTTAATAAAATCCTCTCACAGGAAGGTTATGTTGTAACTTCAGCAAAAGATGGACTTGAAGGACTCTATGTCCTCATGAATTTAAGGCCTGATCTTATTATCAGCGATGTCTGGATGCCTAATATGAACGGCTATAAATTCTGCCGCACATTAAAGGATGATGTTAAACTTCAGGATATTCCCGTCGTATTGCTAACATCACTATCCGATACAGGATATATTGTTCAAGGGCTTGTTGCAGGAGCCGATTATTATCTCACAAAACCTTACAGCGAAAACCTCCTGCTGTCAACGGTGGATTCAATACTCTCAAACCCTGAAATGTATACAGGGGGCAAAGGGCAAGAAATATTTGAAATCAAGACAAAAGATAAAATAGTCAAAGCCTCAATAGATCCTCAGCATATATTGAACTTCCTTTTTTCAACATATGAAAATCTCCGGTATGAGAACCGGAGTCTTGTTAAAACAAAAGATGAATTAAGAATGCTTAATAACAATCTTGAAGCGAAGATAAAAGAAAAAACATACTCCCTCGAGATGGAAGTTGAACAGCGAAAATATACCCAGGAAACCCTTCATAGGGCATTGAACGGAACTGTGGCTGCTTTGTCTACAGCCGTAGAAATGAGGGATCCATATACGGCAGGTCATCAGTTGAGGGTATCACGGCTCGGATGTGCCATTGCAGCGGAATTGGGTTTGCCTGAAGAACAGATCGAAGGGATGCGGGTTATGGGGTTTCTCCATGATATAGGCAAGATCATTGTCCCTGCAGAGATTCTGAGCAAACCGAGCAAGCTTACGGATTATGAGTTTCGTTTCATTAAAGAACATTCCCAGGCCGGTTACGACATATTGAAAGGTATAGCGTTCCCGTGGCCTGTTGCGACTGCTGTTGTTCAGCATCATGAAAGACTAAACGGCTCCGGTTACCCTTCAGGTCTTGCCGGGGATAAGATCATCCTTGAGGCGAGGATAATAGGTGTCGCAGACGTTATAGAATCAATGGCATCACACAGACCCTACAGACCTGCTCTTGGTATTGGCAAAGCATTGGATGAAGTTGTGCAAAACAAGGGGATTCTTTATGACCCCGATGTGGTGAACTCATCGCTAAAATTGTTTCAAGAGAAAAGATTCAGTTTTGAAGAATGA
- a CDS encoding cation diffusion facilitator family transporter yields MDIKQKASLFAIVSAAILATGKFSVGLISGSMAVMSSGLDSLLDVFMSGMNFFAIKKAAKPADHEHQYGHGKAEDLAAIIQSLVIVFSGAAIIYTAIEKFIDKEAITYSKFDIGVMVFSLVFTIAISTVLKVVGKKTGSHALMADALHYTSDFYSNSAAIVAIVLAYYTGKTYFDLLFAVIIGLIIIFSAIKIFRDGLSGLMDTSIPEKIEIEIRDIINAMPFPYAGHHKLRSRLAGNKKYLDFHLLICRKALIEEAHNLAEAIETKMIKKIQNIDVTIHIEPCPNKCELTDETCVVLKMKLQKK; encoded by the coding sequence ATGGATATAAAACAAAAAGCCTCTTTATTCGCGATCGTGTCTGCAGCAATCCTTGCAACAGGTAAGTTTTCCGTAGGGTTGATCTCAGGGTCTATGGCAGTGATGTCCTCAGGCCTTGACAGTTTGCTGGACGTGTTCATGTCCGGCATGAACTTTTTTGCCATAAAGAAGGCTGCAAAACCGGCAGATCATGAACATCAGTACGGTCATGGAAAAGCAGAAGATCTGGCTGCAATAATTCAATCTCTTGTTATTGTCTTTAGCGGGGCTGCAATAATCTATACAGCTATTGAAAAATTCATCGATAAAGAAGCAATTACCTATTCAAAATTCGATATCGGGGTCATGGTTTTTTCCCTTGTTTTTACTATTGCCATTTCAACTGTTCTGAAAGTGGTCGGAAAGAAAACCGGCTCGCATGCGCTCATGGCTGATGCCCTCCATTATACGAGTGACTTCTATTCCAACTCTGCTGCTATTGTTGCGATTGTTCTTGCCTATTACACGGGCAAAACGTATTTTGACTTGTTGTTTGCGGTCATAATCGGCTTAATTATTATCTTTTCCGCGATAAAGATATTCAGGGACGGGCTCTCAGGACTTATGGACACCAGCATTCCTGAAAAGATAGAAATAGAAATTCGAGACATTATTAATGCTATGCCCTTCCCCTATGCCGGGCACCACAAACTGAGAAGCCGTCTGGCAGGCAACAAAAAATATCTGGATTTCCATTTATTGATATGCAGGAAGGCGCTAATTGAAGAAGCACACAATCTGGCTGAAGCAATAGAAACGAAGATGATTAAAAAGATACAGAATATAGATGTTACAATACATATCGAACCATGCCCTAATAAATGTGAATTAACCGATGAAACGTGCGTTGTCCTGAAAATGAAGCTCCAGAAAAAATAA
- a CDS encoding chemotaxis response regulator protein-glutamate methylesterase: protein MNRIKVLIIDDSAVVRQAMTEILSSDPSIEVIGAARDPYLAAEKMKEVVPDVITLDVEMPRMDGITFLQKIMSQHPIPVVMCSSLTDSGSETALKALEYGAVEIIQKPKMGVKQFLEESKILICDVVKAAARVRTKKSITKPIHVEPKLTADAVIPKEMSKAMIQTTEKVVVIGASTGGTEALKIFLEALPEDAAGMVIVQHMPENFTRAFANRLNGLCRVSVKEAEDNDTVIRGRALIAPGNKHTLLKRSGARYFVEVKDGPLVCRHRPSVDVLFRSASRYAGKNAVGVIMTGMGDDGAKGMREMKDAGAFNIAQDESSCVVFGMPKEAIKLEAVDKIVPLEGIVQLVLNNT, encoded by the coding sequence ATGAACAGAATCAAAGTCCTTATCATTGATGACTCGGCAGTAGTCCGTCAGGCGATGACGGAAATCCTTTCGTCCGATCCATCGATTGAGGTAATAGGTGCTGCCAGAGACCCATATCTTGCTGCAGAGAAAATGAAAGAGGTGGTCCCGGATGTGATCACTCTTGATGTAGAGATGCCCCGGATGGACGGTATTACCTTTCTCCAGAAGATCATGTCGCAGCACCCGATTCCGGTTGTAATGTGTTCAAGCCTGACCGACAGTGGTTCGGAAACAGCTCTAAAAGCCCTTGAATATGGTGCTGTTGAGATTATCCAGAAACCCAAAATGGGAGTTAAGCAGTTCCTGGAGGAATCGAAGATACTTATTTGCGATGTTGTAAAAGCCGCTGCAAGGGTCCGTACAAAAAAGAGCATCACGAAACCTATTCATGTAGAGCCTAAACTTACGGCAGATGCGGTTATCCCGAAAGAGATGAGTAAGGCAATGATCCAGACCACGGAGAAGGTTGTGGTCATAGGGGCGTCTACAGGAGGAACAGAGGCATTGAAGATCTTTCTGGAAGCTCTCCCCGAAGATGCAGCCGGTATGGTCATTGTACAACACATGCCGGAGAACTTCACCCGTGCCTTTGCAAACCGTCTTAACGGCCTCTGTAGGGTGTCTGTCAAAGAAGCAGAGGATAACGATACGGTTATAAGAGGACGTGCGCTCATTGCCCCGGGAAACAAGCATACCCTTTTAAAAAGAAGCGGTGCCCGATATTTCGTAGAAGTAAAGGACGGACCGTTAGTATGTCGTCACAGACCATCTGTAGATGTGCTCTTCCGTTCAGCATCCCGTTATGCAGGAAAGAATGCAGTAGGGGTGATTATGACCGGTATGGGAGATGATGGAGCAAAAGGTATGCGAGAAATGAAAGATGCAGGAGCATTCAATATTGCCCAGGATGAGTCATCCTGTGTTGTTTTCGGTATGCCGAAAGAGGCAATTAAACTTGAAGCAGTAGACAAGATAGTACCGCTGGAAGGAATTGTGCAGCTTGTCTTAAATAATACATGA
- a CDS encoding DsbC family protein: MLRRLITVVFFLFIILAGFSMLTFAQTDVDATKVMEKFKQAFPEIKAESIRKADIEGMYEISTPGKILYYFPEKNYLFTGSIWNSEGKNLTSESKSAIITEKVKKISLEKALKFGKGERIIIEFTDPDCPYCRDASKYLSKQENIVRYVFFLPLPMHKNAEQKIRYIFCEKDKEKAYKDAMNGQLDNMKFTVCKNEKVEALINEHKHIAATTGINSTPQFWIDGRHVEGADIPLIEKLLGGGAKEPVKNQ; this comes from the coding sequence ATGCTGAGAAGACTGATAACTGTTGTGTTCTTTTTATTTATTATTTTGGCGGGTTTTTCAATGTTAACGTTTGCACAGACCGATGTGGATGCAACAAAGGTAATGGAAAAATTTAAACAAGCCTTTCCGGAGATTAAGGCCGAAAGTATACGGAAAGCAGATATTGAGGGTATGTATGAGATAAGTACGCCGGGAAAAATATTATATTATTTTCCCGAAAAAAATTATCTGTTTACCGGTTCCATATGGAATTCAGAAGGTAAAAATCTGACGAGTGAGAGTAAGAGTGCTATTATAACGGAAAAAGTCAAAAAAATATCTCTTGAAAAAGCTTTAAAATTCGGAAAGGGTGAACGTATTATCATTGAATTTACCGATCCGGATTGTCCGTATTGCAGGGATGCATCAAAATATCTTTCAAAACAGGAAAATATTGTAAGATATGTGTTTTTTCTCCCGCTTCCAATGCATAAAAATGCGGAGCAGAAAATAAGGTATATATTTTGCGAGAAGGATAAGGAAAAGGCATACAAAGATGCGATGAACGGTCAACTTGACAATATGAAATTTACTGTATGTAAAAATGAAAAAGTGGAAGCGCTTATCAATGAGCATAAACATATTGCAGCCACAACGGGCATTAACAGTACTCCCCAGTTCTGGATAGACGGAAGGCACGTTGAAGGAGCAGACATACCGTTGATTGAAAAGCTTCTTGGCGGCGGTGCTAAAGAGCCGGTGAAAAATCAGTAA
- a CDS encoding chemotaxis protein CheD encodes MRVFLKPGELYISDIPTVVSTILGSCIAVTIFNKRLKTGGICHAMLPKSPYSKGHGVFRYVDSAISYMLNKFETMGVKKNEIEVKLLGGADVIDRLNEDTASIGHKNIEAALEIIRSENLKLVVSDVGGKMGRKLHFYTHTGKVLLKRINSVQSSLSKK; translated from the coding sequence TTGAGAGTCTTCCTGAAGCCTGGAGAACTATATATCTCAGACATTCCAACCGTGGTTTCCACAATCCTCGGTTCATGTATTGCTGTGACGATATTTAACAAAAGGCTAAAGACAGGCGGTATCTGCCATGCAATGCTGCCAAAAAGTCCTTATTCAAAAGGACACGGCGTATTTCGCTATGTTGACAGTGCTATTTCTTATATGCTCAACAAATTTGAAACAATGGGCGTCAAGAAAAATGAGATTGAGGTAAAACTCCTGGGTGGTGCGGATGTAATTGACCGTCTGAATGAAGATACGGCATCAATAGGACATAAGAATATAGAAGCTGCGTTGGAGATTATCAGAAGTGAGAATCTTAAGCTTGTAGTGTCCGATGTGGGGGGTAAAATGGGTAGAAAGTTGCACTTCTATACTCACACGGGCAAGGTGTTGCTAAAACGTATAAACTCGGTCCAAAGTTCATTGTCCAAGAAATGA